From the Glycine max cultivar Williams 82 chromosome 11, Glycine_max_v4.0, whole genome shotgun sequence genome, the window aagaaaaaatattgttagtGTATTAATTATACATGTTCTTCTATGTTCACACTGATCGATCTTTTAGGAGCTCTGATATACTGTTTTTTGAAGAAGAgtgtaagaagagaatttcaatttctcatcttttagaaggaaattgaaattcgagatttttagttgtttaaaattctgttttaaaattccaaaattttaaattcttcataaaaaacatcccaacaatgaattctaaattacagacaatcaaattattatctgataaattactttcctcagttaaaattctttatccaaacacattttaagaaaaatgataaaaaaaaaaaaaagcaatagtCTAGTAGCAGTAACAGCCGACCAATAATTTGCAgagcaaaaatcaaaagaaagaaggagTCCAGCATAGCATGGTTGTGCTGAATCCAAAATTCTAGAGAACCGGCCATACAAATTAGAACGTGATCAACCACGGGTGTCCCCAAATAGACGTAGTCAAAGTGTCAAACATCAAACCACGTTTTAACATTAATATTTGACTATCCCTAATaaccactactagaaaaaggcTTTATtttatcaggaaaaaaaaactccctttctatcaaaatatttaatgcctTTTCACTCAAtagttaaaataatgtttaaatatattactttctccattccaaaataatttagataaaaaacacttttaattttttaattactttactCATTAATTATCCCACTATCCATCAATAACAAATACTTTCTCTCTTCCATAATatttatcatgtaaaaaaatatattttaaaatgattatcattttacatttttaatgtaacattatttattttttttctttataatttttataatattaataatatatgctacaaaatctaaaaataaattaatgatggtaaaattaattttgtaaaattattatttttttcatttatttattaatttttattgatttgtgtAAAATGACTATAATTATAATAGGATGAAAGGATTTTATTCTACCATCCACCAGCTTATTTCCATGACAAATGCCTCATGTAAGTATTTATTGATCTTTTTAATTACACctattgttgaaaaaaatagctcaaaaaatttaaagagactACTATTtcacaacaaaataattaaaaaaaaaactagaaagactattattttaaaacgggaagtaatgtttttttaatcacaatagtatttttttatttaatgatcattTAACCTAATAAATATCACATGACAAAAACATTTGTAATTTCagatatttgaaaattaaaaattaaaaatcactctatttattaatagtaaaattaaaaatacatttaatcctaaaaataactatttaaaagatATGAATATTGAATGATATAAGAAgaattaattgaaaacaaaaaatggaatcCCAAATAAAGATGAAGGGGTCCCACTTTGACCCATCCTACACATTGTCTCCTTTAAATACTTcattttctctccctctttcgtTATTAccctaacaaaaacaaaaacatacacaaacacaATTTGAAGAATCACAAGAAGTAGCTTCATAGTTCATCATCATCGTTATTATTGCAGCATCAACATGTCTTGTTCCGTGGCAGTTCCAACTTCCCCCGTGTTCTCTTTCTATAACAACAACAACGTTAACTCTAATTCCATTCCCTCTACGACGCCGTCTTGCTCCTCTCCACCCTCCTCTCCCTTGTTGAAGAGAAGGAGGCCGGCCAAACTCGACATTCCCGTCGCTTCTCTCGCTTTTGGTCTCTCGCCGGCGGCGGCTCCATCTCCGGCGAGGGACGCCGTCGTGGAGGTCGACGGACGCGGGTTTTCCGTGTTCTGCAAACGAGGAAGGAGGCATCATATGGAGGATCGTTTCTCCGCTGCCGTTGATCTTCACGGTCAACCAAAACAggtaattcataaataaataaaaaagaggttttcttcatttgttttttttttcctagaggTATGGCTTTGAATTTGTTTAACATTGCCGTtggaatcaataaaaaaaaaaattcaatcaattaGTGATGGTTTTTTCCCCTCATTTTAAtgtcaacaaaaataattagtgACAAACTTTAttggaaaaaaatcataaattatcattttgtaacggttttaagttattttatgtCATTTATATACTATTCTAATTTAGgggttcaaataaaaaaagaaaaaagaaactagaCGGTTATTTAAGAATTTATAAATTGTTTATGAACCCAATTAACAATCTAATCTAAATTGTTTTGTCACtagtaattttcatttttgttgaaGTGAATTTTGTTTCATATATATGTTCAATGGGAAAAGTGGACGCAATGAAATGAGTTTTCACATGCAATTTTGTTTACTTGTTTATTGTTAGGCTTTTTTCGGGATATTTGATGGGCATGGGGGCACAAAGGCTTCGGAATTCGCTGCACATaacttagaaaaaaatgtgttgGACGAGGTGGTTAGGAGAGACGAATGTGACATTAAGGAGGCAGTGAAGCATGGTTACCTTAACACAGATTCTGAATTCTTGAAGGAGGATCTTAATGGTGGTTCTTGCTGTGTAACAGCATTGATTAGGAACGGTAACCTTGTTGTTTCCAATGCTGGTGATTGTCGTGCTGTGATTAGCAGAGGGGATATGGCTGAAGCCCTAACATCTGATCACAAGCCTTCTAGGGAAGATGAAAGGGACAGAATTGAGACTCAGGTAAttcattaattaacataatttgtcTTTCTATCGTGTTCCTAACTAATCTTCTCATGACACACGTATAGATGagttttattaattcttttcgtaaattaaaaaaacctgGCTCTATATATATGTCATGTATAAATTGATCGAGACTTTAGACACGCGGTGGTTTAAGAttgtctaataattaatttctccTCTTTTAAGTTCTTAATTTGACATTTGCTAATTTTTTTAGGGTGGCTATGTTGATGTGTGCCGTGGTGTTTGGAGGATACAAGGGTCATTGGCTGTTTCTAGGGGAATTGGAGATAGAAACCTGAAACAATGGGTCATAGCAGAACCTGAGACCAAAGTTATCAAAATTGAGCCTCAGCATGACTTGTTGATCTTAGCTTCAGATGGATTATGGGAAAAGGTATATACATATAGAACTTtatcaagaaaataattaattacaattatgTTAATAATGGAGTACGTGGTTTCATTTTGATAATTCTTGTATTATGCATGACATTTTTATTCAGCTATTAACTAATGAAACTTCTATTTTGAATCTTGTTTGATCAGGTTAGCAATCAGGAAGCAGTAGATATTGCTCGTCCTTTATGTGTAGGGAACAATAGACAACAACCATTGCTGGCTTGTAAGAAACTCGTGGAATTATCTGTGTCACGAGGCTCTCTGGATGACATAAGTGTTATGATTATCAAATTGCAAAACTATATTTGAAGTCTCATTGGTACAAGAGAGAATAGAATGGTTGGGAAGGTACAAGGGGGCCTCCACCTTAATTATTTCTTCATTCTTAGCCTTCAGCAGTAGATCGAATCAGTGAGAATATGATGTGATTAAGggtacttaatttttaattgtatatatCCAACGAATGACAACGCTCGTTGGTGATACTAATTAGCTCTAACTTGAGTAATTATATGGTAGATTAATGATCTTGATGTAATGAGTATCTTTTCGGAGTGTTTAAAAAgggttgatttttatttttaatttttttatgtcgaGGAGGGGCAGAGCCCCGAAAAAACAAAGGATTGAATTTTGTATCCGATCCAAATGCAAATTATCTCATatgttgttaatttattttggataatttaatttagtcttttaattattttaaattgtttaatttgatccttaaatttttaaaagattcaatttcatctttaaattttaaaaaatgaataaagttaatctttaaatttttaaaaggttgaatttgatctttaaattcttaaaaaaataaataaaacgtaCTTTTCATTTTGTATCCATAGAAACGAGGTACTTCGGTAATTTTCTTGTTACTCCTAGTGCTAGTTTGTATATGTTGAGAGTCACTCCTTTTCTTTAGTCTTTATGTGCTGGGAGGAAATCCTACAAAAGATACTTAATATTCAAGTCAAACATCAGTTATATCTTAATGGACCAAAGGATCCATGGGTCTTAATTACCTTATGATTATCATCTtcattaatttgtattaattttattaagattattaatatttttgtacatATTTAAGATGATTAAGTGATCAATTATCTTACTTAATAGATCATTtaagaatacttttttttaattaggatgTTCCTGACATACTAATTAAGGGATATAAACGCGATACGAACATATTAAGATGTTCTCAACATGTTTAGGTTATCTGAATGGACTggtatgattgagatatatttGGTATATATTGAACTAAGCTAGGATATTTGACCATACCTgtatacattttatttaattttattcattattttgatttttcttcttctgaaatTTGAAAGGTaaataaggaaaaatttgttccattataaaaatattcaaataataataaaatgataaccttatcttgttttcatttcatttaattttattttatttcatctcatTTCTTTatcattagaaatattaatgcATGTCAAAGAATTGCCAatccattttttataaatataattagctcattaaaatgatatataatgTGTTTTATGTTGCAAATGAAGTTGGTTCGTCCCTTAGTAATTCATGGGATGATCCCTTTGTAATTCTtttccatgaaaaaaaaaggggaagaagTTGGCTCAAGTAATGggataaaacaatattattgaCAAAGAGTTTTGGATTATATATCGATTTGACTGGTAGGTGTTACTGTATACTGTTTCTGTgagttttcattttaattttaaatattttgtatataaattattaggGAGCAGAGGTTAATTAATTGGCTTATTTCTAGGCCATAATATGCTACCAATACCTAAATACTTGTAGAAAGTAACACGATCGAGTAGTGTTGGATTACAAATCGTATCACCTATTTCTAGAACTAAATTGCCACATGAAAACTAAGCATTCTATATTTTTGGTTGAAAGTGCGCAAAGTTTTCTCATGTTTTTGATCTTTTCCAAGATTGAAATTGTGGGATATGAAATTCACATTTTAAATGGTTTGCCACAGCTTCTGACTTTTATCATCTTTTCCTCCCTCACGGACGGGTTGACTCCGTAAAGcgttgaaaacaaaataatgggTGTTTTTGTTCAATAATAGGTACGTAGCTAGCTGACATTGCGATAAGGTCAAAGATGCAAAAAGTTTATTAGTCCACGGAAAATAATTCTTCCAAAAAGAATTGCGAAAACTAGTGGGAACGCGATTTATTTAGAACCATatactatatacatatatatcatCACCATATTTGCAAAGGAATTGACCAAGTTTCGTGGCCATTATTAGAACTTAGAAGCATAGAAAATGTCCACTAGGGACCACCGAATAAAGACGTAGCTGGCTAGAATCATATGCGTATGAGTTGCTTAGCATGCACTCACTTTTGTTTACCCAacgttactaaaaaaattagaattctaTCATAGTGAAATTATGatcattttagaatatttttgtaGTGAAAAATTAACTTCGACTACGAGAATTTTTTAAAGACTGTCTTAGAAAGTCACGTTCAACAACGGTTAATTGTATAACCGTGGTGATATgccttttgaaattatttaatccCTGTCTATTTATCTCTCTCACATACTTTCTTTGAATTTTATcctagatattaaaaaaaaaaccaaaacataTAACTCTTTCCGTTATTTACACCAATATACATGTTTACTATTTATAGTGTAAATTCGGGTTGGGGGGACCCAAATTTACActgtgatttaaaaaaaaaaatttcaacattgAGAATTCAAGTCTTTCAAACCCGAATTCTCAAcgtgctttttccttttctttttaacttaaaaaaatatgattttttaaaaatatttttagaaatatatataaataaaggaaattaataaaattagagaaGATTACGAAGTTaaacaaaattagttaaaaatattacagtgtaaatttgtttttgaagatCTACATTAGTATTCAAATGTACAATTGAagaatgttttattaatttatgaatgatgtgaaatgaaatacatttgatagtaaaaaaaattaatttgcttGACTTGAATTTCTGGGATGGTGGGGACACCTATTTTTTGAATGACCAACTAGCTTCCAGATTGAACACTATTTTGGTtgacctctttctctctcattcaTATTAGTTCGTATTCTTGTAAATTTTGGTCGACCTTTTTTGTTTCTCCTCATGGCTAGATTGACACATAATTGTGATCCTTCATATAGTGGCACGTAATCATGATGACACATGCCTACTAACGGAACTTTATAGACACTTGACATGTAATCCAATGTGTACACTGGACTAACATATTGCAAGTAATCTATATTGATGTGCTTACATGCAACAATGACATGTGCACATGGCATGTGTAGCTTTTGAGGTTTCCAAcaatcacatatttttttatcctgcCTGACAGTGAATTTCCTCATTCGACGTGTCTCTCTTGTATTCACTCTTTCCTCAACTTGAAATTGAAATCTTTGGCGATCAAACTATTGAACAAAATGAGTGTTGGGCTTAGTTTCTTCTTCGGTGATGAATTTGGCTGCAATAAGTGTGTAAACTTGTTCAGAGGCGATCATTGCATCAGCCCGAGTCCCAcgatcaataaaatatttgtttaacttCTTATACATGACTCTGACCAAGGCTGTGATTAgaagatttcaatttttttagcaCTGAGTTTAGCGACTCTACCAAATTAGTGGTCATGTGTCCCCACCATTTTCCATCATCCCATGCCAAGGTCCATTGCTCCATTGGTATTTGATTAAGTCGTGTTGTGTTGTGCAGGTTGTCTTCTTATAGCTCCCAATAGTGGCGAAAAAACTCTGGTTAAGTCATGGCATACCAtgtagtttgaaaaaaaatataaatctgaATGTTAGtttaatgttaaataattaaatattgtgcattagaatatatacaaaatatctTACCCATACTCAAGATGCTTTTTCTTTCGTCCTCctttttgaattgttttttgtAGTTTGGAGACCTATTTATAGTGTTGTGATTATGGATAGATCCAACGGCCTTTATTGCACCGACAATTTTAACAGTAAAGATTGCCTCCACAGTGTCATGAATAGTGCACCGACAATTTTTGCAGTCAAAAATTGGTTTACCGTAATGTGAACAGTAACATAAACAATATTCTGACGCACATAGTGACATGAACGATGTCTCTGCAGGATATTTGACACGCACAATGACATGAACAGTATTCTGATGTGAACAGTGTTTTGATGCACATAGTAGCGCTACAGGATTCCCGACATGAACAATAAAGTGAAAAGTGACGTGAATATTACACATGTGATGAGTTGTCTATTGTCTACCCACTGTCAGGTTGTCTGTATGCACTTTTGATTGACTCGTGCCTGTCAGAGATTAAGCATATACCATGTTGTGGTGTCACATGTGTTCTCAAGTTTCGCAAAAAAAGTGCCACCCATCTATTGTCTCACCCTCGACATTGGAAAATGCCAATGGAAATATGTTGTTAGCGCCATCTTGTGCAACTATAATTAACAGTGTCCTTTTGTATATTCCATATAGCCATGTTCCATCAATTTGTTCAATGAGTTTACAAAATGCAAACACATCAATGCatgccttaaatgaccaaaAAAGTCGATGGAATATGACCTTGTTTGGGATTGGTTGGTTGGACTCGTCTAGTGCAGGAATATTTTGAATCCTGACAATTGTGCCAGGAACGAAAAGTTGCAAAGCTTGTAGGTATTTGGAAAGTATGTTGTCTGACTCTTCCCAACTACCATATACCTGCTCGAGGGCCTATTGTTTTGCCAGCCATGCTTTACGTATGTGATGGTGTATCCAAACTCTTGTCTTATGAACGCGATGAATGTAGGAATGGATATTTTTGCCTACAATTTTTGAATCCATCTTATTGTGATCTTGTGAAATGGTTGGCATGACGCATGTGTGAGGCCTTTCTATCATTCTAATTTCccaaacttttatattttttctttcggACGGTCTAAGTTTCCATTAACACCCTTCCGTTGGGCAACATAAGACCTATGTATCCTTCACTCACCTCTTGGCTTTGAAATTTACATGGTTCTTAATGTGCCACATTTTTATCGCGTGTTTCAGGTCCTCCAATTGACAGAATTACTGACCAACATACAGCTCACCATCGTGCGAGTCAGATTGTTGTTGGTCCGAAAAATGCCTATAGTCAGGGTTGTCAGGCACTTGGTTGTCACCAACATCAATGCTATTTGGATATGGCTGATAGACATTTTTAGTTAATGTTTGTTGGAAAAGAAACTGTATGTCATTATTGTCGTCGTCGTCGTTGTTGTTGTCTGCCAAAATTTTGTCTTCATCGTCACTGAAGTCACCAACTACTTCATTCGGCAACCCATTTTGATCATGATATTCATCTGACACTTCATTTCTTTCAGACTGAGCAACATGTATATCAGTAATTGAGTTGGCATTTAGGTGGGAGGGCTTATTTAGTTGAGGAGTCGGCTCACAGTAGTCTGACAATCTACCAAGCAGTTGTATGTATGAACTAATGTGGGATTCAAATTCAGTGGGTTCAAAATGAGGGACGTAATAATCATTTGTGGTCATGTATGGGATTGGTGTATAAGAAGATAGGTCTTCATGGTAGGTTTGAGTGTGCTAGTTAGTGTATGGTGTTTCGTGAATTTGTGGTGATCGAACGATTGTTTTGACATTGGTGGTAGAAGaaagttgttgtttgtattgtaCGAGCAACTGAAAGCCACTTATGCATTGATGTCGGTCATAGACATCGAACATGCCATCAATATCCTCATTATCACTGATGGTAACGATATGATAATTGAACATGTCAGACTCAACAGAAATGGGGTATCGATAAATGACTGTGGTTATGGTTTGACCTCGGTTTAGGCCCATCTTACATTggaattttgttttcaaggcaTTGAATGTCATGTCTCTCCTTATCGAAACAAGTACATTGTTTCCGCCCTTAAACTCAATGTGATTGTCACAGTCGGCTACATAGGCATCGTAGTAGACTATGGCAGGGACATTTTTCATTTCTACTTGCCATGGTGACTGAGAGTGATTAGGTTTGGAGACTAAGAGTGGTTTGGTTTAGAGATTGAGAGTGATTTGGTTTGAAGACTGAGaatgattttaaacttttgttgTTAAGTGTTTTTTGTGTGTAGAAGAATACATTTGGAGACCTATTTATAGTGTCGTGAGTACAGGTAGATCCAACGATCGTCATCACACCGACAATTTTAACAGTAAAGATTGCCTCCACAATGTCATGAATAGTGCACCGACAGTTTTTGCAGTCAAAATTGAGTGAATAATGCACCAACATATTTTGCAGTAAAAAATTGGTCTACAGTAACGTGAACAATATTCTGATGCACACAGTGACATGAATAGTGTGTCTGTAGGATTGGACTCGCACAGTGACGTGAATAGTTTTCTGATGCGCACAGTAGCGCTGCAGGATTCCCGACATGAACACTAAAGTGAACAGTGACGTGAACAGTGGCACGTGTAAATTTTTCTCTGCCtataaaaaccatcttagacgGCTTATTCCATACAACTTATTACactaacttgttttttttttaataccagCCACTAAATTTTTAATCGTTTGATTGTGCAAAGGGAGAATGGAGGCAAACATTGTTATGGAAACAAGATTGTCATCGaggtttaaagatacaaaacATGATAAGTACCAATTAGATGATATTATAACCTTTTATTATTGTgacaattataaaaatgtaacttttttttacaaggACAACCACCAATaatcatttcatatttttattcgaTGTCCGCTCCTCATCCTTTAATTGAGTCGTTGCTTGCTCATACTGGGTTTGCTGATGTGGAAAAATTACGCCACTTCAAAATTGTCATCATCTAGTGACTACACTTGTTGAGTGATGAAGACCAAAGACACACACTTTTCATCTTTTTGTTGGAGAATGTACAATTACACTAGAGGATGTAGCACTATAGCTTGGCATAAGGGTGGACGGTAGGCCAATCACTAGTGTAACCTACAATGATTGGGAAGAAATATGTGAACAATATTTGAGTGTTGTTCCGCCAAAGGGAGAAGCAATAGTAGGCTCTGCCATTATGCTTAAGTGGTTGCAAGATAATATGCCACCACTTCCACGGAACCAACACAACAACAGTTAGAAGCACATTATAGAGCTTACATTTTGCAGCTAATTCATGGGGTTTTAATGCCAGACAAGACGGGAAATTGGGTTCATTTGATGTACCTCACTATGTTGGCTAATCTCGATTGAGTCAGGCGGTATAGTTGGGGCTTTGCTTGTCTGGCAACGCTCTACAAGGAAATGTGTAGGGCCACTGACCCAGATGCCAAAACCATGGGTGATTGTGTGTCATTGTTGCAATCTTGGGCATGGTATCGCATGTCCTTCATTGTAGTAAGAGTTAATCGAACACCATCATATCCGTTGGTTATGAGGTAATATGAATCTCCAATTCATTGTTATATGATTAGCATAgtatgtattaaaataataatttttcatttattagatGGAGTGGCGGTGGATTAAGCTTTATTGGTACACCACATGGAGATGTCATCGATTATAGAATGAGATTAGACCACATGACAACTGAACACGTAATAAATAAACTATGGGTTACAAAAAAATGTTgagttttgtgtttttaataattaattaattgcttCTTTTGTATTATTTCAATTCTTGTGAAATCCATATCTCCACTTTTTGGATGCTTTGGAGTCGATAGCTTTTGTAGAGTCCTTTATATGGACAACCTACACCCCTCTAATTTGTTTCTTGATAGTAGAATGGCACCAAGAGGATAGAGTTAAACTTCAATTCCGCCTCCGACAAGACATACCAGATCCCCCAAGAAACATGGACAAACTTCACAAAATTGACATGCGAGGTCTAACTGACACAAATTGGGatgaaaaaacatgcaaaatggaTAAGGTATTGGCAACAACGTCAATAAATGGTTTTACAGGGACAACCGATTATAAGGCATGCAAAGCATCCTCAAGAATACATGGCATGGTATCAAAgtaatactattatttttttttaaatatgcaaCTGCCAAGTGGATTGTCAATGAATTTCAAAACTAGTCAATCGTCAAGGGCAACAAACATCATGCAACCAGAATGTAGTCCTGTATACACATCAATTCCCCCCATGATAGATTATGTTCCACCCACATACACACCAATTCCCCTCGTGACAGGTTATGTTTTTTCCTAGTCTTTTGAACATGGACTACACTCCACCAATTGTCCAACTAGATGATTTCCTGAGCAATGTTTTTGGAATTGATTGTGGCACGCCAACATCAACTCGTGAATACATGCATAGCCTATAGAACGAAGTCGAACCAAGTTTTAATTTGATGTTTAGCCAAGATGTTGAAGAGAATAATCCATCACTGCATGATATAGCAGATCAACGCCCACATCAAAATCCAGGACGTAA encodes:
- the LOC100813073 gene encoding probable protein phosphatase 2C 25, whose product is MSCSVAVPTSPVFSFYNNNNVNSNSIPSTTPSCSSPPSSPLLKRRRPAKLDIPVASLAFGLSPAAAPSPARDAVVEVDGRGFSVFCKRGRRHHMEDRFSAAVDLHGQPKQAFFGIFDGHGGTKASEFAAHNLEKNVLDEVVRRDECDIKEAVKHGYLNTDSEFLKEDLNGGSCCVTALIRNGNLVVSNAGDCRAVISRGDMAEALTSDHKPSREDERDRIETQGGYVDVCRGVWRIQGSLAVSRGIGDRNLKQWVIAEPETKVIKIEPQHDLLILASDGLWEKVSNQEAVDIARPLCVGNNRQQPLLACKKLVELSVSRGSLDDISVMIIKLQNYI